Proteins co-encoded in one Campylobacteraceae bacterium genomic window:
- a CDS encoding prolipoprotein diacylglyceryl transferase — MEFWQNIYTNFDPVAFSISSVSVHWYGIMYATALLSAIFVAKELIKRDNINIKEAVFDSYIWWVEIGVILGARIGYVLFYDTQTSYYLSHPWQIFNPFVNGEFTGISGMSYHGAVIGFAIASYLFCRKNKLSMLFLADISVVGISFGYTFGRIGNFLNQELIGRTTDLPWGIYVGDSLRHPSALYEAFLEGFVIFVILFMYRNKTKFTGQLFLMYGFLYSLMRIIAEMYREPDIQLGFLFNTSWLTMGMLISFIFASICLMIILKVKKQKA, encoded by the coding sequence ATGGAATTTTGGCAAAATATTTATACAAATTTTGACCCTGTAGCATTTAGTATATCTTCTGTATCTGTTCATTGGTACGGAATTATGTATGCAACTGCTCTACTATCTGCAATCTTTGTTGCAAAAGAATTGATTAAAAGAGATAATATTAATATAAAAGAGGCTGTTTTTGATTCCTATATTTGGTGGGTTGAAATTGGTGTTATTTTAGGTGCAAGAATTGGCTATGTTTTATTTTATGATACACAAACATCTTATTATTTAAGTCACCCTTGGCAAATATTCAATCCTTTTGTAAATGGCGAATTTACAGGAATTTCTGGAATGTCTTATCATGGAGCAGTAATTGGTTTTGCAATCGCTTCTTATTTATTTTGTAGAAAAAATAAACTGTCCATGCTTTTTTTAGCAGATATCTCAGTTGTTGGGATTTCTTTTGGTTATACTTTTGGACGTATTGGAAATTTTTTAAATCAAGAACTAATTGGACGTACAACTGATCTTCCTTGGGGAATTTATGTGGGAGACAGTTTAAGGCATCCCTCTGCTTTGTATGAAGCTTTTTTAGAAGGTTTTGTGATATTTGTTATCTTGTTTATGTATCGTAATAAAACAAAGTTTACAGGACAGTTATTTTTAATGTATGGATTTTTATACTCTTTAATGAGGATTATTGCAGAAATGTACAGAGAACCCGATATCCAATTGGGATTTTTGTTTAATACTTCTTGGTTAACAATGGGTATGCTTATTTCATTTATATTCGCAAGTATTTGTTTGATGATTATCTTAAAAGTAAAAAAACAAAAAGCCTAG
- a CDS encoding DUF2116 family Zn-ribbon domain-containing protein — translation MSHCPFCNKKIAMSKAFCSKHCKENYFQLIAIQIPKLFIKNIFIFCTQEQKDVKIEEFATRHGWRIDLVKDKINNLAAEYGYTHDDEVSNYFLVRLYYFCNKEQREEEIKFFAKRHNLELKPLIIKIDKLAEKNGYKNKDDSITEKYKKIRS, via the coding sequence ATGTCACATTGCCCATTTTGTAATAAAAAAATTGCAATGAGTAAAGCTTTTTGTTCTAAGCATTGTAAAGAAAATTATTTTCAATTAATTGCAATTCAGATTCCAAAACTTTTCATTAAAAATATTTTTATATTCTGTACACAAGAACAAAAAGATGTTAAAATTGAAGAGTTTGCTACAAGACATGGATGGAGAATTGATTTGGTTAAAGATAAAATCAATAATCTTGCCGCTGAATATGGATATACTCATGATGATGAAGTGTCAAACTATTTTTTAGTTAGACTTTATTATTTCTGCAACAAAGAACAAAGAGAAGAAGAAATTAAATTTTTTGCAAAACGTCACAATCTTGAATTAAAACCCTTGATTATAAAAATAGACAAATTAGCTGAAAAAAATGGCTATAAAAATAAAGACGATAGTATTACAGAAAAATACAAAAAAATTAGGTCGTAA
- a CDS encoding response regulator, with protein sequence MAAANSQFKDSILSSSSILYLEDEDTIRKETSGILQKFFKNVYTAANGQEGLELYLKYQESIDIIITDLNMPKMDGISFMIQVRIKDKRIPILVSTAFSDTENIIKSIKLKVADYILKPMQLTTTLKIILNILSEINNIKLIKQQKNELESFQAVLDKQNLISKTNPEGIITQVNKLFCDVSDYKEDELLGFNRSIIRHPAVSSEFYKNIHDCINSKKIWRGKLKNITKEGSTFYTKTTIIPIFDLEGMLIEFIYIGFLITKEEEEKQTLKRYILKQKSKFLEDENSLETRLSSKLELAKKENSLQEIIKNEKINEFIVNIESQLKTSRNRLIEEKARVLGLENKIKAIDTKNYTLQASYKDRMIKLHKIMESANFKYEKSKKREMMLDDKLIKAQESIKVLQSISDNHLKRIEDLSSLIKIGS encoded by the coding sequence ATGGCTGCTGCTAATAGTCAGTTCAAGGATAGTATACTCTCCTCTTCTTCTATCCTTTATCTTGAAGACGAAGACACTATTAGAAAAGAAACAAGCGGAATCCTTCAAAAATTTTTCAAAAATGTCTATACTGCAGCTAATGGACAAGAAGGACTTGAGCTTTATCTAAAATATCAAGAATCAATTGATATTATTATCACTGATTTAAATATGCCGAAAATGGATGGTATTTCTTTTATGATTCAAGTAAGAATAAAAGACAAAAGAATCCCTATCTTAGTATCAACTGCTTTTTCAGATACTGAAAATATCATTAAATCCATTAAACTTAAAGTTGCAGATTATATTTTAAAACCCATGCAATTAACAACAACGTTAAAAATCATTTTAAATATCCTCTCTGAAATTAATAATATTAAACTTATTAAACAACAAAAAAACGAACTAGAGAGTTTTCAAGCTGTTTTAGATAAACAGAATCTTATTAGTAAAACAAATCCTGAGGGAATAATAACTCAAGTCAATAAATTATTTTGTGATGTTTCTGATTATAAGGAAGATGAATTATTAGGTTTTAATAGAAGTATAATTAGACATCCTGCTGTATCAAGTGAATTTTATAAAAATATTCACGACTGTATTAACTCAAAAAAAATATGGAGAGGTAAACTTAAAAATATTACCAAAGAGGGAAGTACTTTTTATACAAAAACAACTATCATTCCCATTTTTGATCTAGAAGGTATGTTAATAGAATTTATTTATATTGGGTTTTTAATTACTAAAGAAGAAGAAGAAAAACAAACACTCAAACGATATATTTTAAAGCAAAAATCAAAATTCTTAGAAGATGAAAACTCATTAGAAACAAGATTAAGTAGCAAACTTGAATTAGCAAAAAAAGAAAATTCTTTACAAGAAATAATAAAAAATGAAAAAATTAATGAATTTATTGTTAATATTGAATCCCAATTAAAAACATCAAGAAACAGACTAATCGAAGAGAAAGCAAGAGTTTTAGGACTTGAAAATAAAATAAAAGCAATTGATACCAAAAATTATACCTTACAGGCTTCATACAAAGACAGAATGATTAAATTGCATAAAATCATGGAATCAGCTAACTTTAAATATGAAAAATCAAAAAAAAGAGAAATGATGCTTGATGATAAGTTAATTAAAGCGCAAGAATCTATTAAAGTCTTACAGTCTATTTCTGATAATCATTTAAAAAGAATTGAGGATCTAAGTTCCTTAATTAAGATAGGCTCTTAA
- the argF gene encoding ornithine carbamoyltransferase has translation MKHFLTLKDYSKDEILEILELARKIKIETKNKIFKDYLPKQTLAMIFEKSSTRTRVSFETGIYQLGGIGLFLSSNDIQLGRGEPMRDTSSVISRMVDMAMIRTTAQANIEEFAKYSKVPVINGLSDEYHPVQLMADYLTIQECNKDENLIVAYIGDGNNLAHSWLNLCAKIGFELRIATPIGYEVDQDILKEALKDAKLSGAKITIYNDPKLAVKGASVVTTDTWVSMGQEDEKEKRIKDFTGYIVDNKMMQEAQNDAIFLHCLPAYRGYEVSAEVLESKASKIFEEAENRLHAQKGIMVWLDSKRND, from the coding sequence TTGAAACATTTTTTAACATTAAAAGACTATTCAAAAGATGAAATTCTAGAAATATTAGAACTGGCAAGAAAAATAAAAATAGAAACAAAAAATAAAATTTTTAAAGATTATTTACCAAAACAAACCCTAGCAATGATATTTGAAAAGAGTTCTACACGAACAAGAGTATCTTTTGAAACAGGTATTTATCAACTGGGAGGTATTGGACTGTTTTTATCTTCTAATGATATACAATTAGGCAGAGGAGAACCTATGCGTGATACTTCTAGCGTCATTTCAAGAATGGTTGATATGGCAATGATAAGAACAACAGCACAAGCAAATATTGAAGAATTTGCAAAATACTCAAAAGTACCTGTTATTAATGGTTTAAGTGATGAATATCATCCTGTTCAGTTAATGGCTGATTATCTTACCATTCAAGAATGCAATAAAGATGAAAATTTAATTGTTGCTTATATTGGAGATGGAAATAACCTAGCACATTCTTGGCTAAATCTTTGTGCTAAAATTGGTTTTGAATTACGAATTGCTACGCCTATTGGTTATGAAGTAGATCAAGACATCTTAAAAGAAGCACTAAAAGATGCTAAATTATCAGGTGCTAAAATCACTATTTATAATGACCCAAAACTTGCTGTTAAAGGTGCAAGTGTTGTTACTACAGATACGTGGGTATCTATGGGACAAGAAGATGAGAAAGAAAAAAGAATCAAAGACTTTACAGGTTATATAGTTGATAATAAAATGATGCAAGAAGCACAAAATGATGCAATATTTCTTCATTGTTTACCAGCTTATCGAGGATATGAAGTAAGTGCTGAAGTTTTAGAATCAAAAGCAAGTAAAATTTTTGAAGAAGCAGAAAACAGACTTCATGCCCAAAAAGGTATTATGGTTTGGTTGGATTCAAAAAGAAACGACTAA
- the kdsB gene encoding 3-deoxy-manno-octulosonate cytidylyltransferase: MIIIPARLNSSRFTNKVLVDILGLPMVIRTARQVSALDDVCIATDSEEVILLAKEYGINAVMTSTQHKSGTDRINEAAQNLKLKDDDIVINVQGDEPFIEEEVVRAVINRVKEIKKNKEDIMMVSCYKKISSNLADDPNHVKVLLNAYNNATYFSRSKIPYHRDHYDDSLYNGHLGIYGFTVKSLNEFCNLKNAPTEHIEKLEQLRAIYHEKKISMVEVESQSFGIDTQEDLENALKLFGKI, encoded by the coding sequence ATGATAATAATACCAGCAAGATTAAACTCTTCTAGGTTTACAAATAAAGTATTAGTTGATATACTGGGACTTCCAATGGTAATTAGAACAGCAAGACAAGTTAGTGCTTTAGATGATGTATGCATAGCAACAGATTCAGAAGAAGTAATTCTTTTGGCAAAAGAATATGGTATTAATGCAGTTATGACATCAACACAGCATAAAAGTGGAACAGATAGAATCAATGAAGCGGCACAAAACCTTAAATTAAAAGATGATGATATTGTAATTAATGTACAAGGAGATGAACCTTTTATTGAAGAAGAAGTAGTACGTGCTGTTATAAATAGAGTGAAAGAAATAAAGAAAAATAAAGAAGACATAATGATGGTATCGTGTTATAAAAAAATTTCTTCAAATTTAGCAGATGATCCAAATCATGTAAAAGTTTTATTAAATGCGTATAATAACGCGACTTATTTTTCTCGCTCAAAAATCCCCTACCACAGAGATCATTATGATGACTCTTTATACAATGGACATTTGGGTATTTATGGTTTTACGGTTAAAAGTTTAAACGAGTTTTGCAATTTAAAAAATGCACCTACTGAACATATAGAGAAATTAGAGCAATTAAGAGCTATTTATCATGAAAAAAAGATATCTATGGTAGAAGTTGAGTCTCAATCTTTTGGAATAGATACACAAGAAGATTTAGAAAATGCATTAAAATTATTTGGAAAGATCTAG
- a CDS encoding response regulator transcription factor — MLKTVKNIRKLYNAKLLVISNDLEIKNSFEKELDEYFKEIKIMSNAKEAVEAASSSNFDIVLIDTSLDGYSFSETCNELTQVAPTLPKIIVSSDEVNDDIVTAINNSAYTFTTKPLRLKDIKLAVIMCLNQTKRGDKYDFQHGIYFDEYRDQFFKAGGALIDFTRLEKSFLKLLIIKKGDIIDYDIIRNVVWKGKNMSIYTMRNIVNKIRQKTYYEIIRNHSNKGYVIDEVKN, encoded by the coding sequence ATGTTAAAAACAGTAAAAAACATAAGAAAACTTTATAACGCAAAATTATTAGTTATAAGTAACGACCTTGAAATAAAGAATTCATTTGAAAAAGAGTTAGATGAATACTTTAAAGAAATAAAAATTATGTCTAATGCTAAAGAAGCAGTAGAAGCAGCCTCTAGCTCTAACTTTGATATTGTATTGATTGATACGAGTTTAGATGGTTATTCTTTTAGTGAAACCTGTAATGAGTTAACACAAGTAGCTCCAACCTTACCTAAAATCATTGTATCTAGTGATGAAGTGAATGATGATATTGTTACAGCTATTAATAACAGTGCTTACACTTTTACTACAAAACCTTTGAGATTGAAGGACATTAAATTAGCAGTAATTATGTGTCTTAACCAAACAAAAAGAGGGGATAAGTATGATTTCCAACATGGAATTTACTTTGATGAATACAGAGATCAATTTTTCAAAGCAGGTGGAGCTTTAATTGACTTTACAAGACTAGAAAAATCATTTCTAAAACTTTTAATTATTAAAAAAGGTGATATTATAGATTATGATATTATTAGAAATGTTGTGTGGAAAGGTAAGAACATGTCTATTTACACTATGAGAAATATAGTAAATAAAATCAGACAAAAAACATACTATGAAATTATTAGAAATCATTCTAATAAAGGTTATGTTATTGATGAAGTCAAAAATTAA
- a CDS encoding PAS domain S-box protein gives MSLDIKKLEQSNIELRAIIDSSWDAIGIINEKSKFIYINKAFTPILGFSKDELLQLNFESLIHQKYKEKFSSLIQNYKTNNNKEQLTLLCQRKDKQKVYLQITLTRMAENNFFIINAKDITAEISKDQILDAYVSSVQLNTKGLITKGSNSFVNLCMYEKDEFLGQSLLFLHEKDKKEEYLQLWDSIQNNTEYLCKLNYVKKDENKFIVDFKSKKQFNKYGDVIGYTILLFDRTSEDNLQSEIQQKDQILLQQSKLAIMGETIQMLSHEWRQPLNTISLSVQTMDFELEMNGNIKKEEISANLISIKNKVDDLSQTIEEFQNIISLNATAIKTCSKEIISQALKIFENSSDFDRIDFAKILSQTPDYYTYKNELSSILVNLLINSKEAILRNNIKKGVILLKEYVLHDKIYFEISDNAKGIPSDIIDKIFEPYFSTKEEQQGVGLGLYRCKMLIEMHLGGSIKITNHNTGLRVTIELPLNLKGNE, from the coding sequence ATGTCTTTGGATATTAAAAAGTTAGAGCAATCAAATATTGAGCTAAGAGCCATTATAGATAGTTCTTGGGATGCAATTGGTATTATAAATGAGAAAAGTAAATTTATTTATATTAATAAAGCTTTTACTCCAATTCTTGGTTTTTCAAAAGACGAATTATTGCAATTAAATTTTGAAAGCCTCATTCATCAAAAATATAAAGAAAAATTCTCTTCTTTAATACAAAATTACAAAACAAATAACAACAAAGAACAACTAACTCTTCTGTGTCAAAGAAAAGATAAACAAAAAGTTTATCTACAAATAACCTTAACACGAATGGCTGAAAACAATTTTTTCATAATAAACGCCAAAGATATAACAGCAGAAATTTCAAAAGATCAAATTCTTGATGCTTATGTTTCTTCTGTTCAGTTAAATACAAAAGGTTTAATTACAAAAGGCTCAAATTCTTTTGTAAATCTGTGTATGTATGAAAAAGATGAATTTTTAGGGCAATCTCTTTTGTTTTTACATGAAAAAGATAAAAAAGAGGAGTATTTACAGCTCTGGGACAGTATTCAAAACAATACAGAATATCTGTGCAAATTGAATTATGTAAAAAAAGACGAAAATAAATTTATTGTTGATTTTAAGTCAAAAAAACAATTTAATAAATATGGTGATGTTATTGGATATACCATACTGCTTTTTGATAGAACCAGCGAAGATAATTTACAATCAGAAATACAGCAAAAAGATCAAATTTTATTACAACAGTCAAAACTAGCCATTATGGGAGAAACAATACAAATGCTTTCTCATGAATGGAGACAACCCTTAAATACTATTTCTTTATCAGTTCAAACTATGGATTTTGAATTAGAAATGAATGGAAATATTAAAAAAGAAGAGATCAGCGCCAATTTAATAAGTATTAAAAATAAAGTCGATGATTTATCCCAAACCATTGAAGAGTTTCAAAATATAATATCTTTAAATGCAACAGCAATAAAAACATGCTCAAAAGAAATTATTTCACAAGCCTTGAAAATTTTTGAGAATTCAAGTGATTTTGATCGTATTGATTTTGCAAAAATATTAAGTCAAACGCCTGATTATTATACTTATAAAAATGAGCTTTCTTCTATTTTAGTTAATTTACTTATTAACTCAAAAGAAGCTATTTTAAGGAATAATATTAAAAAAGGTGTTATTTTACTTAAAGAATATGTTTTACATGATAAAATTTATTTTGAAATTTCAGACAATGCGAAAGGTATTCCTTCTGATATCATAGACAAAATATTTGAACCTTATTTTTCCACTAAAGAAGAACAGCAAGGTGTTGGTTTAGGTTTATACAGATGTAAAATGCTTATTGAAATGCATTTAGGTGGAAGTATAAAGATTACAAATCACAATACAGGATTAAGAGTCACAATTGAACTTCCACTTAATTTAAAAGGAAATGAATGA
- a CDS encoding diguanylate cyclase yields MNKAILSKTTILYAEDETDVREFTGRTLSSITKKVYLAKDGQEGLDIYKQHDDIDLIITDINMPRMNGLEMCAAIKKLNKDIPIVVTSAYNDPAFLKQAIDIGVCEYSLKPIDLYLLLDAVVKSVEPIFLKKELSIVQDNLQDKIIESNKNISTILDAQNNLVLIINKKEILHSNKKFLNYFSIKTIEEFKNTYPDLLDIFEKDEEYFSSQNLRDEENWIDYILEKKDLEISVNIKNNKNKENIFTISLEEYDKIRSQYIITFQKLNPKKKKTNLLEHQRNFDSLTNLYNKNRFLELFAKELRRDIRYKNELTLLMLSLDDFAHLCNNTLKKNSNALLLGLSSILLKSLREHDILARYEENKFLILLPQTNINGAIVVAEKIRIEIENLQIEELNSVITASFGLSFYENNDDIYTFINKVTTALGSAQEKGKNRVEVY; encoded by the coding sequence ATGAATAAAGCTATTTTATCAAAAACAACTATTCTTTATGCCGAAGACGAAACCGATGTAAGAGAATTTACAGGTAGAACATTAAGCAGCATAACAAAAAAGGTTTATCTTGCTAAAGATGGACAAGAAGGTTTGGATATATACAAACAGCATGATGACATTGATTTGATTATTACAGATATAAACATGCCTAGAATGAATGGTTTAGAGATGTGTGCTGCGATAAAAAAACTAAACAAAGATATTCCTATTGTAGTAACAAGCGCATACAATGATCCTGCTTTTTTAAAACAAGCAATTGATATTGGAGTGTGTGAGTATTCTTTAAAACCCATAGATTTATATTTATTATTAGATGCTGTTGTTAAATCTGTTGAACCTATTTTTTTAAAAAAAGAGTTAAGTATTGTTCAAGATAATTTACAAGATAAAATAATAGAATCTAATAAAAATATTAGTACTATTTTAGATGCTCAAAATAATCTTGTATTAATTATAAATAAAAAAGAGATATTGCACTCAAATAAAAAATTTCTTAATTATTTTAGTATTAAAACAATTGAAGAATTTAAAAATACTTACCCTGATTTACTTGATATATTTGAAAAAGATGAAGAATATTTTTCTTCACAAAATCTTAGAGATGAAGAAAACTGGATAGATTATATATTAGAGAAAAAAGATTTAGAAATTTCTGTGAACATTAAAAACAATAAAAATAAAGAAAATATTTTCACAATTAGTCTTGAAGAATACGATAAAATAAGGTCTCAATATATAATCACTTTCCAAAAGTTAAATCCAAAGAAGAAAAAAACAAATTTATTGGAACATCAAAGAAATTTTGACTCTTTAACAAATTTATACAATAAAAACAGATTTTTAGAACTTTTTGCGAAAGAGTTAAGACGAGATATACGATATAAAAATGAATTAACACTTTTAATGCTTTCTTTGGATGATTTTGCTCACCTCTGCAATAATACTCTTAAAAAGAATAGTAATGCTTTATTGCTTGGACTTTCTTCAATTTTATTAAAATCTTTACGTGAGCATGATATTTTAGCCCGGTATGAAGAAAACAAGTTTTTAATTTTACTGCCACAAACCAATATAAATGGTGCTATTGTAGTTGCTGAAAAAATTAGAATTGAAATAGAAAACTTACAAATAGAAGAACTTAACAGTGTAATAACAGCAAGTTTTGGTTTGAGTTTTTATGAAAACAATGACGATATTTATACGTTTATAAACAAAGTCACCACTGCTTTAGGAAGTGCCCAAGAAAAAGGAAAAAACAGAGTCGAAGTTTATTAA
- the polA gene encoding DNA polymerase I, whose protein sequence is MLKNITVIDTFGFLFRSYYALPPLKSKTGFPTGLLTGFMNFILNIGKDFQTDYIVFALDSKGPTFRNEIYSLYKANRGEVPEDLIAQLPVAIEWIEKMGFQTAARVGFEADDIIASIAHDAVLKGLQVRVVSHDKDLYQLIKDDEVFLFDPIKKVEVTEKTCFDKYGVKASQFTDYQALLGDSADNVPGVKGVGAKTAQALIEQFGDLDNIYKNIESIEKPRWIKLLKESKEMAYISKELVTLKKDSHSIDDIENFVLPSENPILKIEDTLIEFGLKAVVTRVSQMGLNYRTNIPNNQAQASEVPLVQESISFQKILLNDEKTLFETIASIPKDSLVAFDTETTDLDTKKAKIVGFSFCFDTKKAYYVPIDHFYLGVPDQISKDCALRAIKMLNEHKLILQNFKYDYDVIKFNFSYELTLYADTMIMSWMLDPGSKVGLDAMALKYFDHKMIAFKDTVKKGENFSNVDLEDACAYASEDALLTYKLYESLLIDFKENEHLLEHAKKHEFYFIKVLSDMQNEGIKIDTDILETLKIKNSIHIKDLNEKISAIAGSVFNLNSPKQLGEVLFEKLGLKASKKTKTGYSTNESVLSKLIDSHEIIPLILQYREAYKLQSTYIEPLLALGLKSEDQRIHTSFLQTGTATGRLSSKNPNLQNIPTRSEAGKHIREAFIAKEGYSLVGIDYSQIELRLLAHFSQDKALVDAFNSGLDIHTQTSAHIFGEEKAKEYRSIAKSINFGLIYGMGAKKLAETVGITSKEAKVYIESYFEAFSSVKPYLKSIEEDAMLNGFVETLLKRRRVFDFTSVAGMQKAAFLREAVNTVFQGSAADLIKLSMNKIHQKYSKNSDVRMLLQIHDELIFEIKDNKVNEIITDLSYIMSSIITLSIPLEVSVCVGKSWGELK, encoded by the coding sequence ATATTGAAAAATATAACAGTTATTGATACATTTGGGTTTTTATTTAGATCTTATTATGCATTGCCTCCATTAAAATCAAAAACAGGATTCCCAACAGGTTTGTTAACAGGATTTATGAATTTTATTTTAAATATAGGAAAAGATTTTCAAACAGACTATATTGTATTTGCCCTTGATTCAAAAGGACCTACTTTTCGTAATGAAATATATTCATTGTATAAAGCAAACAGAGGAGAAGTGCCAGAAGATTTAATAGCTCAACTTCCTGTTGCAATTGAGTGGATTGAAAAAATGGGTTTTCAAACAGCTGCAAGAGTTGGTTTTGAAGCAGATGATATTATCGCATCTATTGCACACGATGCAGTTTTAAAAGGTCTTCAAGTAAGAGTAGTTTCTCATGACAAAGATTTATACCAATTAATAAAAGACGATGAAGTATTTTTATTTGATCCTATTAAAAAAGTAGAAGTAACAGAAAAAACATGTTTTGATAAATACGGAGTCAAAGCCTCTCAATTTACAGATTATCAAGCACTTTTAGGTGATTCTGCTGATAATGTACCAGGAGTAAAAGGTGTTGGTGCTAAAACAGCACAAGCTTTAATTGAACAATTTGGAGATCTGGACAATATTTATAAAAATATTGAGAGTATTGAAAAACCAAGATGGATCAAACTTTTAAAAGAAAGCAAAGAAATGGCTTATATTTCAAAAGAATTAGTAACGCTAAAAAAAGATTCTCATAGTATTGATGATATAGAAAATTTTGTTTTACCAAGTGAAAATCCTATTTTAAAAATAGAAGATACCTTAATTGAATTTGGGTTAAAAGCTGTTGTTACGCGTGTTTCTCAAATGGGATTAAACTATAGAACCAATATTCCTAATAATCAAGCCCAAGCTTCAGAAGTTCCTTTAGTACAAGAAAGTATATCTTTTCAAAAGATATTATTAAACGATGAAAAAACTCTTTTTGAAACCATAGCCTCCATTCCAAAAGATTCTTTAGTGGCTTTTGATACTGAAACAACTGATTTAGATACAAAAAAAGCCAAGATTGTTGGTTTTTCTTTTTGTTTTGACACTAAAAAAGCCTATTATGTACCAATAGATCATTTTTATTTAGGTGTTCCTGATCAAATTTCAAAAGATTGCGCATTAAGAGCTATAAAAATGTTAAATGAACATAAACTTATTTTACAAAACTTTAAATACGATTACGATGTTATAAAATTTAATTTTTCTTATGAATTAACACTTTATGCAGATACCATGATTATGTCATGGATGTTAGATCCTGGTTCCAAAGTAGGTTTAGATGCAATGGCTTTAAAATATTTTGATCATAAAATGATTGCTTTTAAAGATACCGTTAAAAAAGGTGAGAACTTTTCAAATGTAGATTTAGAAGATGCCTGCGCATATGCCAGTGAAGATGCTTTATTAACTTATAAACTTTATGAATCTTTATTAATAGATTTTAAAGAAAATGAACATTTGTTGGAACATGCTAAAAAACACGAATTTTATTTTATCAAGGTACTTTCAGACATGCAAAATGAAGGTATTAAAATAGACACGGATATTTTAGAAACATTAAAGATTAAAAATTCAATTCATATAAAAGACTTAAATGAAAAAATATCTGCAATAGCGGGAAGTGTATTTAATCTAAATTCTCCCAAACAACTGGGAGAAGTTTTATTTGAAAAACTGGGTTTAAAAGCAAGTAAAAAAACAAAAACAGGCTACAGTACTAATGAATCTGTTTTAAGCAAATTAATTGACTCACATGAAATCATACCTTTAATTTTACAGTATAGAGAAGCTTACAAACTACAATCTACGTATATCGAGCCCTTATTAGCACTTGGTCTTAAAAGTGAGGATCAAAGAATTCATACCTCCTTTTTACAAACAGGAACAGCAACAGGACGATTAAGTTCAAAAAACCCAAATTTACAAAACATACCTACACGAAGTGAAGCAGGAAAACACATAAGAGAAGCTTTTATAGCAAAAGAGGGTTATTCTTTAGTTGGTATTGATTATTCACAAATTGAATTAAGGCTTTTGGCTCATTTCTCGCAAGATAAAGCCCTTGTAGATGCTTTTAATTCAGGACTTGATATTCATACTCAAACATCTGCTCATATCTTTGGCGAAGAAAAAGCAAAAGAATACAGAAGTATTGCAAAATCAATTAATTTTGGACTTATTTATGGAATGGGAGCTAAAAAACTTGCAGAAACAGTTGGAATTACCAGTAAAGAAGCAAAAGTTTATATAGAGTCTTATTTTGAAGCATTTTCAAGCGTTAAACCTTATTTAAAATCCATTGAAGAAGATGCTATGTTAAATGGTTTTGTTGAGACCTTGTTAAAAAGAAGAAGAGTATTTGATTTTACTTCCGTAGCTGGAATGCAAAAGGCTGCTTTTTTAAGAGAGGCTGTAAATACCGTTTTCCAAGGCAGTGCTGCTGATTTGATTAAATTATCAATGAACAAGATACATCAGAAATATTCAAAGAATTCTGATGTTAGAATGCTCCTTCAAATTCATGATGAATTAATATTTGAAATAAAAGATAATAAAGTTAACGAAATAATAACCGATTTAAGTTATATAATGTCATCAATTATTACTTTGTCAATTCCTTTAGAAGTATCTGTTTGTGTCGGTAAAAGCTGGGGTGAGTTGAAATAA